A genomic region of Vanessa tameamea isolate UH-Manoa-2023 chromosome 11, ilVanTame1 primary haplotype, whole genome shotgun sequence contains the following coding sequences:
- the LOC113400862 gene encoding toll-like receptor 6, with translation MPIKQTIVNRLQRRNFNYLIVYVLLYCYVIEDSNAAETPHECAYRTSKTETSEDAVLFCKIRTINSLDHLLQNISRTHYEDVISLHVQCSEILFFESTLAAQTEKGPGKHSNLGKLKDLVIDKCKIRQIPAHAFENFKDLKSLHVTTHNSEWSAMTMELHENAFSGLSELIELDLSDNNIWSTKTDTFCSLYSLKILNLTRNHLQNIKTIGFSDSSREQNLSVKSCNLVLEALDMSYNDLIVITENSLSKLRSLSKLFLQNNAISTLEDGSLEGLISLQVLNLSSNFMNSLPPDIFSDTILLTDIILSNNTINVLPPGLFRGLEQLQVLDLSRNELTSQWINKGTFVGLLRMVILNISFNRLSRIDRYMFQDLYSLQKLNLDHNEIASIDEHAFEELRNLHSLTLSNNKLLHIHTHIFTDLHVLHELFLDNNKIKHIDENAFDNMTTIGDLGLNDNFLSSIPSSIRKLRSLRSLDIGNNNITHLSRENFHGLSELFGLRLVDNKVTHLNEDTFEHLPQLQVLNLASNKINLVSPGCFRKNINLKLLRMDGNDITKFDGIFSTLNSLVWLNMSANKISSFDFDTFPSSLEWLDLHMNYINTFHNNDMNSNVNIKLLDLSYNNITELIVTSIPKSVQKLYLNNNYISHIQVGVFSKLQRLSTVTLNNNKIVQLDMNAFRLDQIDEDNDLPEFFISGNPFVCDCSMEWIQRINYLSHSRQYPRVLDLDKAFCSLVHSRAKEKKVIIDMSPSDFLCPYESHCFALCHCCDFVACDCEMICPNNCRCYHDITWNANVVDCSNAGYTEVPDRIPMDATEIYLDGNDISYLGNHVFIGKKKLQVLYLNNTKLKEVNNQTFKGVDSLRVLHLENNKLVELKGDEFVHLNNLNELYLDHNAIVHVANNTFSSLKSLSVLRIDDNKLVNFFPWKLLASSSKSLAHVSIEGNQYSCDCKSIAELDTWLRKDPGDPEKMLCTDSEGKPTKITIASVLSHCKEYLGSISDPSVSKNEIIPKSYFLPDNFFAVICGIIIIVIVICLIGAIFYAFRYDVSDWLYTHYGVPLFKEQSCPNVDHVLDGNPNHVHDYYVICNTKDTQFIYHNIMSEIEFRKMSSKKFAMNESSLNILTLDSFSKSSKLSKRLLIVLTTNFICNDLCDFHFKNIFYSYLKSLNRSDLNKVIFIKLVDNNQINDELCFVLDKFKNISWNDPRFWERFVSLLNSTDTIITVKNTEKSVFKKSLRQTPTLRYTTMPVTNDTCSKQNFSNSLQYCKRNDGETSQNESSPSSDITYGEGNNSNNSYMSIDNRACPRFNYDLRRSPSSGHVYSRVEDISPTVPRSITSAASKGRTYFV, from the coding sequence ATGCCAATAAAACAAACTATCGTTAATAGACTTCAGCGCCGAAATTTCAATTACTTAATTGTGTATGTGTTGTTATACTGTTATGTTATCGAAGACAGCAACGCGGCTGAAACGCCGCACGAGTGCGCATACCGGACATCCAAGACGGAAACGTCGGAGGACGCAGTGCTTTTTTGCAAAATACGAACAATCAACAGTTTGGATCACCTGTTACAAAACATTAGTAGGACACATTACGAGGACGTAATATCATTGCACGTCCAGTGCAGtgagattttgttttttgaaagtACGCTTGCAGCTCAAACCGAGAAGGGTCCCGGAAAACATTCAAACCTAGGGAAGTTAAAAGATCTTGTCATTGACAAATGCAAGATACGTCAGATACCAGCACATGCATTTGAAAATTTCAAAGACCTTAAATCTTTGCACGTGACGACGCACAACAGTGAATGGTCTGCAATGACTATGGAATTACATGAAAACGCTTTTTCGGGCTTAAGTGAGTTAATCGAGTTAGATTTAAGTGATAATAACATTTGGAGCACTAAAACAGATACTTTTTGCTCTTTgtacagtttaaaaatattaaatttaacacgaaatcatttgcaaaatataaaaactataggTTTCTCAGATTCATCACGTGAACAAAACTTAAGCGTAAAAAgttgtaatttagttttagaAGCTCTTGATATGTCTTACAACGATTTGATTGTAATAACGGAAAATAGCTTATCGAAATTACGCTCATtgtcgaaattatttttacaaaataatgcaaTATCTACACTTGAAGATGGTTCCTTAGAGGGTCTTATAAGCTTGcaagtattaaatttatctagTAATTTTATGAATAGTCTCCCGCCTGACATTTTTTCTGATACGATATTGCTTACAGACATTATCTTAAGCAACAACACGATAAACGTTCTGCCGCCTGGTCTTTTTCGGGGATTGGAACAACTCCAAGTATTAGACCTCTCTCGCAACGAATTAACTAGTCAGTGGATAAACAAGGGCACATTTGTAGGATTACTACGTatggtaatattaaatatttcatttaacagACTTAGCAGGATAGACCGATATATGTTTCAGGACTTGTATAGCTTACAGAAACTGAATTTAGATCATAATGAGATAGCATCCATTGATGAGCATGCTTTTGAAGAACTAAGAAACTTGCACTCCCTCACACTATCAAACAATAAGTTACTACACATACATACGCATATCTTTACAGATTTACACGTATTGCATGAATTGTTTttagacaataataaaattaagcacatcgaCGAAAATGCTTTCGATAATATGACTACGATCGGCGATTTGGGTTTAAATGATAACTTTTTATCATCAATTCCTTCCTCAATTCGTAAATTACGATCCCTCAGATCTTTGGACATAGGGAATAACAATATAACCCATTTAAGCCGGGAAAACTTTCATGGACTGTCAGAACTTTTTGGTTTGCGTCTTGTAGATAACAAAGTTACTCATTTAAACGAAGATACTTTTGAACATTTGCCTCAGTTACAGGTGCTTAATTTGgcatctaataaaataaatctcgtCTCTCCAGGTTGCtttcggaaaaatattaatttaaaattattacgcaTGGATGGAAATGATATAACGAAATTTGATGGGATATTTTCGACGCTAAATAGCTTAGTGTGGTTAAATATGTCGGCAAATAAAATTTCGTCTTTTGACTTTGATACTTTCCCTAGTAGCTTGGAGTGGTTAGATTTgcatatgaattatataaataccttTCACAATAACGATATGAActcaaatgttaatattaaattattggatCTAAGTTACAATAACATAACTGAGTTAATTGTTACTTCTATTCCAAAATCTGTACAAAAACTTTAtttgaacaataattatataagtcacATACAAGTCGGTGTTTTTTCAAAGTTACAGAGATTGTCAACTGTgacattaaataacaacaaaatagtTCAACTTGACATGAACGCGTTCAGGTTAGATCAAATAGATGAAGATAACGACTTGCCCGAGTTCTTTATAAGCGGAAACCCATTTGTTTGTGACTGTTCAATGGAATGGATTCAACGAATCAATTATTTAAGCCACAGCCGACAATACCCGCGTGTGTTAGATCTCGATAAAGCTTTTTGTTCATTGGTTCACTCACGAGCAAAAGAGAAAAAAGTGATAATAGATATGTCACCTTCCGATTTTCTATGTCCTTATGAAAGTCATTGTTTTGCCCTATGTCATTGTTGTGATTTCGTTGCCTGTGATTGTGAAATGATCTGTCCAAATAACTGTAGATGTTATCACGATATAACTTGGAACGCAAACGTTGTAGACTGCTCGAACGCCGGCTATACAGAAGTGCCGGACAGAATTCCAATGGATGCgactgaaatatatttagacGGTAATGATATCAGTTATCTGGGAAATCACGTATTTATTGGGAAAAAGAAATTACaagttttatatctaaataatactAAACTAAAAGAAGTAAATAATCAAACATTTAAAGGTGTTGATTCCTTGAGAGTATTAcatttggaaaataataaattagtagaattaaaAGGAGACGAATTTGTTCATCTTAATAATCTGAACGAACTTTATTTAGACCATAATGCAATCGTTCACGTtgcaaataatacattttcatcGCTGAAATCACTTTCAGTCTTAAGAATAGACGATAATAAACTTGTCAACTTTTTCCCCTGGAAGTTGTTAGCATCATCTTCAAAAAGTTTAGCACATGTATCAATAGAGGGTAATCAGTATTCTTGTGATTGTAAAAGTATAGCAGAGCTAGATACATGGCTTCGAAAAGATCCCGGTGATCCAGAAAAAATGCTATGTACTGATAGCGAAGGCAAGCCGACTAAAATAACAATCGCCTCAGTCCTAAGccactgtaaggaatatttaggCTCAATTAGTGATCCATCAGTTTCCAAGAATGAAATTATTCCAAAATCTTATTTTCTTCCTGATAACTTTTTTGCGGTTATAtgtggaattattattatagtaattgtaATATGTCTCATTGGAGCCATATTTTATGCTTTCAGATATGATGTCAGTGATTGGCTGTATACTCATTACGGCGTACCTTTATTTAAAGAACAGTCTTGTCCAAATGTCGATCATGTATTGGACGGAAACCCGAATCACGTGCACGATTACTATGTGATATGTAATACCAAAGATacacaattcatatatcatAACATAATGTCAGAAATAGAATTCAGAAAAATGTCCTCAAAAAAATTCGCAATGAACGAATCATCTCTTAATATACTTACCTTAGATAGTTTTTCAAAGTCTTCTAAATTATCTAAGCGtctattaattgttttaacaacgaattttatttgtaacgatCTATGTGACTTtcatttcaaaaacatattttatagctATTTAAAGTCATTGAATCGTAGcgatttgaataaagtaatattcATTAAGTTAGTAGATAACAACCAAATAAACGATGAACTTTGTTTTGTATtagataagtttaaaaatatttcgtggAACGATCCACGTTTCTGGGAAAGATTCGTATCTTTACTTAATTCAACCGACACTATAATCACAGTGAAAAACACGGAGAAGAGCGTATTCAAGAAGTCATTACGTCAGACTCCGACGTTGAGATACACTACGATGCCAGTCACAAACGATACTTGCTCAAAGCAGAATTTTTCAAATTCTCTGCAATATTGCAAGAGAAATGACGGAGAGACATCGCAGAATGAAAGCTCTCCTTCGTCCGACATCACGTATGGGGAAGGGAACAATTCGAACAATAGCTACATGTCGATTGACAACAGAGCATGTCCCCGGTTTAATTATGACCTTAGGCGTTCCCCAAGCAGTGGTCACGTGTATTCTAGGGTGGAAGATATATCTCCTACAGTACCTCGTTCTATTACGAGCGCTGCATCAAAAGGTCGCACTTACTTTGTCTga